One stretch of Amycolatopsis tolypomycina DNA includes these proteins:
- a CDS encoding DUF488 domain-containing protein: MQPTVVRVARLADPAGPADGVRVLVERLWPRGTARTAVVLDGWYRGLAPSDELRTWYGHDPERFAEFAERYRAELREPDRLAALQRLRELAAGGPVTLLTASGSPSISQAAVLAAVLTGD, from the coding sequence ATGCAGCCGACGGTCGTCCGGGTGGCGCGCCTGGCCGACCCGGCCGGGCCCGCCGACGGCGTCCGCGTGCTCGTCGAACGCCTCTGGCCCCGCGGCACCGCCCGCACGGCGGTGGTCCTGGACGGCTGGTACCGCGGCCTGGCCCCGTCCGACGAACTCCGCACCTGGTACGGCCACGACCCGGAGCGGTTCGCGGAGTTCGCCGAGCGCTACCGCGCCGAACTGCGCGAGCCCGACCGCCTGGCGGCCCTGCAGCGGCTGCGCGAGCTGGCCGCCGGCGGCCCGGTGACGCTCCTGACGGCGAGCGGCTCACCCTCGATCAGCCAGGCGGCCGTGCTCGCGGCGGTGCTCACCGGCGACTGA
- a CDS encoding glycoside hydrolase family 2 protein, translating to MADTQPRLSRRGFLAAGGAALLGVVAGSAGHAAPGPDSVRLGDFWLFGRYEDGATELGFDEIDLAPVQLPHCVTPLSWTGWDPASWQDRWIYRKHFTAATTERHTARFDGVMTNAEVHLNGRLVATHEGGYLPFEVELPDVVAGDNVLAVVVDGRWALDVPPNLPRGDPSVIDFYQPAGIYRPATVGAVPRVQLTDVFARPADVLSPGRSLHLTCTLDAPVAGQVTASVRQAGRELAHGAAPIRGTTVEFAVGGLDGVRLWDVDDPALCEVLVTVQSGKHALDQRVVRTGFRDARFTTEGFFLNGRRLKLFGLNRHQWYPFAGGALPERVQRRDAEILRRELNCTMVRCSHYPQSSAFLDACDELGLLVWEEIPGWGHVGDDAWQRRNLADVEGMVVRDRNHPSIVVWGTRVNEANGSTALYQRTGRLARQLDPSRPTSGALASTTLGRFAGSDVEVLAYNDYTARRGTPFRLRPPRPGVPYLVTETIGTLAGARASRRTDSSSVRQQAELHAKAHDLAAADDRYCGLLAWCAFDYPSGWQRSVDGVKYAGVSDIFRIPKPAAAFYASQVDPAKRAVVEPGFAWDFTDRPSGPGPGAPIWSNCERLLLFLDGRPAGEARSRRAEFPHLPYPPFAADLVVPKGRRPELRIDGYASGRLVVSRRFSGDRGLDVLGCVPDDPELRADGGDATRVVVAALDRYGTLRAGTTGEVRLTLTGPGELVGDPVLDFGATGGAAAVWLRPFAGPPGTLTLTARHAKLGSATATVRLVAGRVATS from the coding sequence ATGGCCGACACACAGCCACGGCTGTCCCGGCGCGGGTTCCTGGCCGCCGGCGGAGCCGCGCTGCTCGGCGTCGTCGCCGGGTCGGCCGGGCACGCCGCACCCGGGCCGGACTCGGTGCGGCTGGGCGATTTCTGGCTCTTCGGGCGGTACGAGGACGGCGCCACCGAGCTCGGCTTCGACGAGATCGACCTGGCGCCGGTGCAGCTGCCCCACTGCGTGACGCCGCTTTCGTGGACCGGCTGGGACCCGGCGTCCTGGCAGGACCGGTGGATCTACCGCAAGCACTTCACCGCGGCGACGACCGAACGCCACACGGCCCGCTTCGACGGCGTCATGACCAACGCCGAGGTGCACCTCAACGGCCGGCTCGTCGCCACCCACGAAGGCGGCTACCTGCCCTTCGAGGTGGAGCTGCCGGACGTCGTGGCGGGCGACAACGTGCTCGCCGTCGTCGTCGACGGGCGGTGGGCGCTCGACGTGCCGCCCAACCTGCCGCGCGGCGACCCGTCGGTGATCGACTTCTACCAGCCGGCCGGGATCTACCGGCCCGCCACGGTCGGCGCGGTGCCGCGGGTCCAGCTGACCGACGTCTTCGCCCGGCCCGCCGACGTCCTCTCCCCCGGCCGGTCGCTGCACCTGACGTGCACGCTCGACGCGCCGGTGGCGGGCCAGGTGACCGCGTCGGTGCGGCAGGCGGGCCGCGAGCTGGCCCACGGCGCCGCGCCGATCCGGGGCACGACGGTCGAATTCGCCGTCGGCGGGCTCGACGGCGTGCGGCTGTGGGACGTCGACGATCCCGCCCTCTGCGAAGTGCTGGTGACCGTCCAGTCCGGAAAGCACGCCCTCGACCAGCGGGTGGTGCGGACCGGGTTCCGCGACGCGCGGTTCACCACCGAGGGCTTCTTCCTCAACGGCAGGCGGCTCAAGCTGTTCGGCCTCAACCGCCACCAGTGGTACCCGTTCGCCGGCGGCGCGCTGCCCGAGCGCGTCCAGCGGCGCGACGCCGAGATCCTGCGTCGCGAGCTGAACTGCACCATGGTCCGCTGCTCGCACTACCCGCAGTCGAGCGCGTTCCTCGACGCCTGCGACGAGCTGGGCCTGCTGGTGTGGGAGGAGATCCCGGGCTGGGGGCACGTCGGGGACGACGCCTGGCAGCGGCGGAACCTGGCCGACGTCGAGGGCATGGTCGTGCGCGACCGCAACCACCCGAGCATCGTCGTCTGGGGCACGCGGGTGAACGAAGCCAACGGCTCGACGGCGCTGTACCAGCGGACCGGACGGCTCGCCCGGCAGCTCGACCCGTCGCGGCCGACCAGTGGTGCGCTGGCCAGCACCACGCTCGGCCGGTTCGCCGGCAGCGACGTCGAGGTCCTGGCCTACAACGACTACACCGCCCGGCGCGGGACGCCCTTCCGGCTGCGGCCGCCGCGGCCGGGGGTGCCGTACCTGGTGACGGAGACGATCGGCACGCTCGCCGGGGCCCGCGCCTCCCGGCGCACGGACTCTTCGAGTGTCCGGCAGCAGGCGGAGCTGCACGCGAAGGCCCACGACCTGGCCGCCGCCGACGACCGCTACTGCGGGCTGCTCGCGTGGTGCGCGTTCGACTACCCGTCGGGCTGGCAGCGGTCGGTGGACGGGGTGAAGTACGCCGGGGTGTCGGACATCTTCCGGATCCCCAAGCCCGCCGCGGCCTTCTACGCCTCGCAGGTCGACCCGGCGAAGCGGGCGGTCGTCGAGCCCGGTTTCGCCTGGGACTTCACGGACCGGCCGTCCGGGCCGGGGCCGGGCGCGCCGATCTGGTCCAACTGCGAGCGGCTGCTGTTGTTCCTCGACGGCAGGCCCGCGGGCGAGGCCCGCAGCCGGCGCGCGGAGTTCCCGCACCTGCCCTACCCGCCGTTCGCGGCGGACCTGGTCGTGCCGAAGGGACGGCGGCCGGAGCTGCGCATCGACGGCTACGCGAGCGGGCGGCTGGTCGTCAGCAGGCGCTTCAGCGGCGACCGCGGGCTGGACGTGCTCGGCTGCGTGCCCGACGACCCGGAGCTGCGCGCGGACGGCGGCGACGCGACCCGCGTGGTCGTCGCGGCACTGGACCGCTACGGCACGCTGCGCGCGGGGACGACGGGCGAGGTGCGCCTGACGCTGACCGGCCCGGGCGAGCTGGTCGGCGACCCGGTGCTGGACTTCGGGGCGACAGGCGGCGCGGCGGCGGTGTGGCTGCGGCCGTTCGCCGGCCCGCCGGGCACCCTGACGCTGACCGCGCGCCACGCCAAGCTCGGCTCGGCGACCGCGACGGTCCGGCTGGTCGCGGGCCGCGTGGCGACGTCATGA
- a CDS encoding AfsR/SARP family transcriptional regulator has product MEFRVLGAVEATADGAPVDLGSRKQRLVLAVLLLDAGRPVAMDTLVDVLWPDDPPASARNTVQALVSRLRAVFRAADGPELVTEGPAYVLRADPDTIDAHRFTALARRARAADDETAVALLDEALALWRGDALAGAASGAVAERLLAGLTEARWSALEDRIDAQLRLGRGRAVLAELTTLVAAHPLRQRFVGQLMLALHREGRTDAALAAFRGLRARLVERLGLDPAPELVRLEAAILAADPALDPAPEPPPEPVLPAQLPHDVRGFTGRAAELARLDEPAGDGPDIRVVTGTAGVGKTALAVRWAHRARERFPDGQLYLDLRGFDPEHEPLTPAVAAAQLLRALGTDPRAIPPDADGRTALWRSLLADRRVLVLLDNARDGAQVTPLLPSSGTVLITSRQRLGDLIARTGARAVPLSVLPAEDSRQLLETVLGPPAVAAEPAAAAELARLCGHLPLALRLAAANLGEVSGIAELARELADGDPLAGLSVDGAEESAVTTAFSVSYRALPAAHRLLFRRLALVPGQTFTAPVAARLAAIADGPAGRQLKALAAANLVERHLPGRYRFHDLLRSYAGGRVAADDPAADAEAARRRLFDHYLATADAAGRLLIPHFLRLPRPEPDKAFEGTEDALAWLDTEWPNLAAAVEHAAAHGPREYAWHLADALRAFFHHRGHHTEWIDTATTALEAALAAGDRQAQAAMRLSIALAGVNSGRYADARHHLTTVLADGLAAEWPAGRAAALNNLSAVLQRLGDAREAIACGSEALELCEAAAMPGITMALANLGFACGQVGDFDAALGHFARALEIAERDGARFSVAVLLVDLGHVHRDLGNAAAAEFYQRALAANRELGYQYGEAAALSGRAVMEARAGDGSRALADAAEAVELTRRIGDRGTEASALAALGEVCLRLDRAEDAVSPLTAALDIARETSFTWCEAAALTGLAEAALAAGDAEAARTHGEAAVKLAAQAGYRPLETRAARVLEPS; this is encoded by the coding sequence GTGGAGTTCCGCGTCCTCGGCGCCGTCGAGGCGACGGCGGACGGCGCCCCGGTCGATCTCGGCTCCCGCAAGCAGCGCCTGGTCCTCGCCGTCCTGCTCCTCGACGCCGGCCGCCCGGTCGCCATGGACACCCTCGTCGACGTGCTCTGGCCCGACGATCCGCCCGCCAGCGCGCGCAACACCGTGCAGGCGCTGGTCTCCCGGCTGCGGGCGGTGTTCCGCGCCGCGGACGGCCCCGAGCTCGTCACCGAAGGGCCCGCGTACGTCCTGCGCGCCGACCCGGACACGATCGACGCCCACCGCTTCACCGCCCTCGCGCGCCGGGCTCGCGCGGCCGACGACGAAACCGCCGTCGCCCTGCTCGACGAGGCCCTCGCATTGTGGCGGGGCGACGCGCTGGCCGGTGCCGCGTCCGGCGCCGTCGCCGAGCGGCTGCTCGCCGGGCTGACCGAGGCCCGCTGGAGCGCGCTGGAAGACCGCATCGACGCCCAGCTGCGGCTCGGCCGGGGCCGGGCCGTGCTCGCCGAGCTGACGACGCTGGTCGCCGCGCACCCGCTGCGGCAACGCTTCGTCGGCCAGCTGATGCTCGCCCTGCACCGCGAAGGCCGCACCGACGCCGCCCTCGCCGCCTTCCGCGGGCTGCGCGCCCGGCTCGTCGAGCGGCTCGGGCTCGACCCGGCGCCGGAGCTGGTCCGGCTGGAAGCCGCGATCCTGGCCGCCGACCCGGCGCTGGACCCCGCCCCGGAGCCGCCGCCGGAACCGGTGCTCCCGGCGCAGCTGCCCCACGACGTCCGCGGCTTCACCGGCCGCGCCGCCGAGCTGGCCCGGCTCGACGAGCCGGCGGGCGACGGGCCCGACATCCGGGTGGTCACCGGCACCGCGGGCGTCGGCAAGACCGCGCTCGCCGTCCGCTGGGCGCACCGCGCCCGCGAGCGGTTCCCCGACGGGCAGCTCTACCTCGACCTGCGCGGGTTCGACCCGGAGCACGAGCCGCTCACCCCGGCCGTCGCGGCCGCGCAGCTGCTGCGGGCGCTGGGCACCGACCCACGGGCGATCCCGCCGGACGCGGACGGCCGCACGGCGCTGTGGCGCTCGCTGCTGGCCGACCGGCGCGTGCTGGTCCTGCTCGACAACGCCCGCGACGGCGCCCAGGTGACACCGCTGCTGCCGTCGTCGGGCACGGTGCTGATCACCAGCCGCCAGCGGCTCGGCGACCTCATCGCCCGCACCGGCGCGCGGGCGGTGCCGCTGTCGGTGCTGCCCGCCGAGGATTCCCGGCAGCTGCTGGAAACCGTGCTCGGGCCACCCGCGGTCGCCGCCGAGCCGGCCGCGGCGGCGGAGCTCGCCCGGCTGTGCGGGCACCTCCCGCTGGCTCTGCGGCTGGCCGCGGCCAACCTCGGCGAGGTCTCCGGCATCGCCGAGCTGGCCCGCGAACTCGCCGACGGCGATCCGCTCGCCGGGCTGAGCGTCGACGGCGCCGAAGAAAGCGCTGTCACGACGGCGTTCTCCGTGTCGTACCGGGCCCTGCCCGCCGCGCACCGCCTGCTGTTCCGGCGGCTCGCGCTGGTGCCGGGCCAGACGTTCACCGCCCCGGTCGCCGCCCGGCTCGCGGCGATCGCCGACGGCCCGGCCGGCCGGCAGCTCAAGGCCCTCGCGGCGGCCAACCTCGTCGAACGGCACCTGCCCGGCCGCTACCGCTTCCACGACCTGCTGCGCAGCTACGCGGGCGGCCGGGTCGCGGCCGACGACCCCGCCGCCGACGCGGAGGCGGCGCGGCGGCGGCTGTTCGACCACTACCTCGCCACGGCCGACGCGGCGGGCCGGCTGCTGATCCCGCACTTCCTCCGGCTCCCCCGGCCCGAGCCGGACAAGGCGTTCGAAGGCACCGAAGACGCGCTCGCCTGGCTGGACACGGAGTGGCCGAACCTCGCCGCCGCCGTCGAGCACGCGGCGGCGCACGGCCCGCGCGAGTACGCGTGGCACCTGGCCGACGCGCTGCGGGCGTTCTTCCACCACCGCGGCCACCACACGGAGTGGATCGACACCGCGACGACGGCGCTCGAGGCCGCGCTGGCCGCCGGTGACCGCCAGGCCCAGGCGGCGATGCGGCTGTCGATCGCGCTCGCCGGGGTCAACAGCGGCCGGTACGCCGACGCCCGCCACCACCTGACGACGGTCCTGGCCGACGGCCTGGCGGCGGAGTGGCCGGCCGGCCGCGCCGCGGCGCTCAACAACCTCAGCGCCGTGCTGCAGCGCCTCGGCGACGCGCGCGAGGCGATCGCGTGCGGCTCGGAAGCGTTGGAACTGTGCGAAGCGGCCGCCATGCCGGGCATCACGATGGCCTTGGCGAACCTCGGGTTCGCCTGCGGCCAGGTGGGCGACTTCGACGCCGCCCTCGGCCACTTCGCCCGGGCACTGGAGATCGCCGAACGCGACGGCGCGCGGTTCAGCGTGGCGGTGCTGCTGGTCGACCTCGGGCACGTCCACCGCGACCTCGGGAACGCCGCCGCGGCCGAGTTCTACCAGCGGGCACTGGCCGCCAACCGGGAACTCGGCTACCAGTACGGCGAAGCCGCCGCGCTCTCCGGCCGCGCGGTCATGGAGGCCCGGGCGGGCGACGGCAGCAGGGCCTTGGCCGACGCGGCCGAAGCGGTGGAGCTGACCCGCCGCATCGGCGACCGCGGCACCGAGGCGTCGGCACTGGCCGCGCTCGGCGAGGTCTGCCTCCGGCTGGACCGGGCCGAGGACGCGGTGTCGCCGTTGACCGCGGCGTTGGACATCGCCCGCGAGACGAGCTTCACGTGGTGCGAGGCCGCGGCGCTGACCGGTCTCGCCGAAGCGGCGCTCGCCGCGGGTGACGCCGAAGCGGCGCGCACCCACGGCGAAGCGGCGGTCAAGCTGGCCGCCCAGGCGGGCTACCGGCCTTTGGAGACCCGGGCGGCACGGGTCCTCGAGCCCTCGTGA
- a CDS encoding LacI family DNA-binding transcriptional regulator → MVIREPGAEPRVAGMKEVAAAAGVSLGTVSNVLNRPDRVSPATRAKVEAAMAELRFVRNESARQLRAGRSRVLAYVMLDGSNPFFTDVAAGMEDAADAADLSLFLCNSAHQPSREAAYLGRLEQQRVQGVLITPVDPDEPLLGEIARRGTPVVVVDRTPEGTTHCSVAVDDVYGGEIAVRHLVEQGHDRIAFIGNHTTVGQVRDRRLGALRALEAAGLGPDHLVDLTTSALTVADGRGAGERLAGLPASVRPTAAFCANDLVALGLLQTCANLRMSVPDDLAIVGYDDIEFAAAAAVPLTSVRQPRRRLGRTAVELLLAETTETGHEHRKVVFTPELVVRASTLR, encoded by the coding sequence ATGGTGATCAGGGAGCCCGGTGCCGAGCCGCGGGTGGCCGGCATGAAGGAAGTCGCGGCGGCCGCCGGCGTCTCCCTCGGCACGGTGTCCAATGTGCTCAACCGGCCCGACCGGGTCAGCCCGGCGACCCGGGCCAAGGTCGAGGCCGCGATGGCCGAACTCCGCTTCGTGCGCAACGAATCCGCGCGGCAGCTGCGGGCCGGGCGCAGCCGCGTGCTGGCCTACGTGATGCTCGACGGCAGCAACCCGTTCTTCACCGACGTCGCGGCCGGCATGGAGGACGCGGCAGACGCCGCCGATCTCTCCCTGTTCCTGTGCAACAGCGCGCACCAGCCGTCGCGGGAGGCGGCCTACCTAGGGCGCCTGGAACAGCAGCGCGTCCAGGGCGTCCTCATCACGCCGGTCGACCCGGACGAGCCGCTGCTGGGCGAGATCGCCCGCCGCGGGACGCCGGTGGTCGTCGTCGACCGGACGCCCGAAGGCACCACGCACTGCTCGGTCGCGGTCGACGACGTCTACGGCGGCGAGATCGCCGTGCGGCACCTGGTCGAGCAGGGTCACGACCGGATCGCCTTCATCGGCAACCACACGACCGTCGGCCAGGTCCGCGACCGGCGGCTCGGCGCGTTGCGGGCCCTGGAAGCGGCCGGTCTCGGCCCGGACCACCTGGTCGACCTGACGACGTCGGCGCTGACCGTGGCCGACGGCCGGGGCGCGGGCGAGCGGCTGGCGGGCCTGCCGGCGTCGGTCCGCCCGACCGCCGCGTTCTGCGCCAACGACCTCGTCGCGCTCGGCCTGCTCCAGACGTGCGCGAACCTCCGCATGAGCGTCCCGGACGACCTGGCGATCGTGGGCTACGACGACATCGAGTTCGCCGCGGCGGCCGCGGTGCCCCTGACGTCGGTCCGCCAGCCGCGCCGCCGCCTGGGCCGCACGGCGGTCGAACTGCTGCTGGCGGAAACGACCGAAACCGGCCACGAACACCGGAAAGTCGTGTTCACCCCGGAACTGGTGGTGCGCGCCTCGACCCTGCGCTGA